The genomic DNA AGGCGCTTGAGAGCGGGCAGGCGAAGTACACCAGCTTGGACTTCAAGGAGGACCTGGTGCATTATAGCCCGCCGGCGCAGGGTACGCTGTCGGGCTTTTTGACCATCATGCGCGGCTGCAACCACCACTGCACCTACTGCATCGTGCCGCAGACGCGGGGGCCCGAGGTCTCCCGCCCGGTCGCGGCCATCCTTGCCGAGGCCGAGGCGATGAAGAAAGCGGGCGCGCAAGAGCTCTACCTCTTGGGTCAGAACGTCAACTCCTACGGCCTGGGCCTAGCGGCTTATCCCTCGTTTGCCGAACTCCTGCGCCTGGTGGGAAGTTTGGGCATCCCGCGGGTCAAGTTCACCACCAGTCACCCCATGAACTTCACCTCGGACATCATCGACGCGGTGGCCGAGACCGAAGCGGTTTGCAACACCATCCACCTGCCGGTGCAGTCGGGCAGCGACCGGGTGCTAAGGCGCATGGCGCGGGAGTACCGGCGCGAAGGCTACTTGGACATCATCCGTGAAATCAAGGCGAAGATCCCCGAGGTGGTCCTATCGACCGACATCATCGTCGGTTTTCCGGGCGAGACCGAGGAAGACTTCAAAGAGACTCTGTCGCTCTACGACGAGGTCGGCTACGATAGCGCCTACATGTTCCTCTACTCGGCGCGGCCGGGCACGCCCTCCTTTAACCATTTCGACGACCTGCCCAAATGGGTCAAGACCGAGCGGCTCGCGCGGCTCATCGAGCGGCAGAAGCACTGGTCACATAAGCGCAACGGGCGCTGGCTGGGCCGCGAGCTGCGGGTGCTCGTCAAGGAGGTCTCGCAAGACGGCGAACACATGGTCGGCCACAGCGACCAGAACCACACCGTCTTGGTGCCCAGGGCGCAGGTAGAGAGGCCCGGCCTCTACCCCGTCAGCATCGACAACGCCACGCCGCACGCCCTCTACGGCACCGTCAAGGGCGCCAAGGCCGAAACCATTCCCTTGGTCATGGCCTGACGGGCGCTTGGAGACTGCCCCGCTCAGCCGCGACTTCACCGCCACCGCCTTCGTGCTGTGGCAGGGAAGCACGCTCCTGCACCGCCACAAGGGGCTGGGCATGTGGTTGCCCTGCGGCGGGCACATCGAGCCGAACGAACTGCCCGACGAGGCCGCCGTCCGCGAGGTGTTCGAAGAGTCGGGCGTGCCGGTCGTCCTGGTGGGCGAGCGGGCGCTCCGCAGCGAGCCGCCCCGGCAGCTCATCCGGCCGCGCGGCGTGCAACTCGAGACCATCCTTCCCGGCCACGAGCACATCGACCTCATCTACTTCGCGGTGCCCGCGCCCGGCTACGAGGGCGCGCTGCTCGAGACCGACCCTACGCTCGGCTGGTACAGGCCCGAAGCGCTCGAGACGATGACGCTCACGGACGAGATCCGCGCCTGGCTGGCCCTGGCCTTCGCCGAGATTCCCGAAGGGCGCTAGGGGGCGAACTTGCTCAGCGCTACTTGCGCGGCGGTGCGCAAGTAGGCCTCGCGGCTACGGAGCAGGGCCCGCAGCGCCGCCTCCCCTACCCGGTGCCGGCCGCAGAGGCGGGCGGCCTCGAGCCTGATTTGCACCGAGGGGTGCTCGGTGAGTGTGGGCAGGAGGCGCAAGAAGGGCTCCGGCGCCAGGACGCCCAGTGCCCGCAGGCTCGCTAGAGCGGGGCGCTCGTCGCCCTCCAGGTGGCGCAGCAGGACCGGCGTCGCCGCTTCCAAACCGCCGAGCAAGCCGAGGCCGACGGGCTTCTGCCCTTCCGGCAGGGCCTCCAAGCACTCGAGCAGGCGCTCGCGCGCGCCCGGGATATCCTGCTGGGCGGCCTCGAGGACCTCGGCCGGCGTCGACCCTAGCGGCTGAGTCTGTCGAGGCGTCGGGCGTGGTGGCGGGCGTGGTGGCGGGGCTGGTGCAGCGGGTACCGACACCCGCGGTCGGCTCGCGGCAGGCATGGCGGCTCGAAGACCCTCCCTCAAGGCCGGGCGACACACGTCGCAGTCC from Deinococcota bacterium includes the following:
- the miaB gene encoding tRNA (N6-isopentenyl adenosine(37)-C2)-methylthiotransferase MiaB, whose translation is MNEYDTHAILSELVAGGHSVVDSVEDANLVVLNTCAVRGKPVEKVNTMLGELRKRKGRGQALTVAVMGCLAQLAEGQDLAKKFGVDILIGPGAITDILPALEALESGQAKYTSLDFKEDLVHYSPPAQGTLSGFLTIMRGCNHHCTYCIVPQTRGPEVSRPVAAILAEAEAMKKAGAQELYLLGQNVNSYGLGLAAYPSFAELLRLVGSLGIPRVKFTTSHPMNFTSDIIDAVAETEAVCNTIHLPVQSGSDRVLRRMAREYRREGYLDIIREIKAKIPEVVLSTDIIVGFPGETEEDFKETLSLYDEVGYDSAYMFLYSARPGTPSFNHFDDLPKWVKTERLARLIERQKHWSHKRNGRWLGRELRVLVKEVSQDGEHMVGHSDQNHTVLVPRAQVERPGLYPVSIDNATPHALYGTVKGAKAETIPLVMA
- a CDS encoding NUDIX domain-containing protein translates to METAPLSRDFTATAFVLWQGSTLLHRHKGLGMWLPCGGHIEPNELPDEAAVREVFEESGVPVVLVGERALRSEPPRQLIRPRGVQLETILPGHEHIDLIYFAVPAPGYEGALLETDPTLGWYRPEALETMTLTDEIRAWLALAFAEIPEGR